A genomic stretch from Papio anubis isolate 15944 chromosome 18, Panubis1.0, whole genome shotgun sequence includes:
- the ACSM3 gene encoding acyl-coenzyme A synthetase ACSM3, mitochondrial isoform X1 → MLACVTMKMLHHAKCFQRLTIFGSVRALHKDNRRATPQNFSNYESMKQDFRLEIPEYFNFAKDVLDQWTNMEKAGKKPSNPAFWWINGKGEEVRWSFEELGSLSRKFANILSEACSLQRGDRVILILPRVPEWWLANVACLRTGTVLIPGTTQLTQKDILYRLQSSKANCIITNDVLAPAVDAIAPKCENLHSKLIVSENSREGWGNLKEMMKCASDSHTCVKTKHNEIMAMFFTSGTSGYPKMTAHTHSSFGLGLSVNGRFWLDLTPSDVMWNTSDTGWAKSAWSSVFSPWIQGACVFAHHLPRFEPTSVLQTLSKYPITVFCSAATVYRMLVQNDMASYKFKSLKHCVSAGEPITPDVTEKWRNKTGLDIYEGYGQTETVLICGNFKGMKIKPGSMGKPSPAFDVKIVDVNGNVLPPGQEGDIGIQVLPNRPFGLFAHYADDPAKTASTLRGNFYITGDRGYMDEDGYFWFVARSDDIILSSGYRIGPFEVENALNEHPSVAESAVVSSPDPIRGEVVKAFIVLNPDYKSHDQEQLIKEIQEHVKKTTAPYKYPRKVGILIITNICSVLWKISTVYFYILMNIFFTHATPHVPN, encoded by the exons ATGCTAGCTTGTGTCACCATGAAGATGCTACATCATGCCAAGTGTTTTCAGCGCCTAACAATTTTTGGTTCTGTGAGGGCATTGCATAAAGATAATAGAAGAGCAACCCCTCAGAATTTTTCCAACTATGAATCCATGAAACAGGACTTCAGACTGGAGATTCCAGAGTATTTCAACTTTGCTAAAGATGTCCTGGACCAATGGACTAATATGGAAAAG GCTGGAAAGAAACCTTCAAATCCAGCCTTCTGGTGGATCaatggaaaaggagaagaggTGCGATGGAGTTTTGAGGAACTGGGATCTCTGTCCAGAAAATTTGCCAATATACTTTCAGAAGCCTGTTCCCTACAAAGAGGAGATCGGGTAATTCTGATTCTGCCCAGGGTCCCAGAGTGGTGGCTTGCAAATGTGGCCTGTCTGCGAACAG GGACAGTTTTAATTCCAGGAACCACTCAGCTGACCCAGAAAGACATTCTCTACAGACTACAATCTTCAAAAGCAAACTGCATCATCACCAATGATGTTTTAGCCCCAGCAGTAGATGCTATTGCACCCAAATGTGAAAATCTGCACTCCAAGCTGATCGTATCAGAGAACTCCAGAGAGGGGTGGGGGAACCTTAAGGAGATGATGAA ATGTGCCAGTGACAGCCACACCTGTGTGAAGACAAAACACAATGAGATCATGGCCATGTTCTTTACCAGTGGAACAAGTGGATATCCGAAAATGACTGCACACACCCACAGCAgttttggcttaggattatctGTAAATGGAAG GTTCTGGCTAGATTTAACACCCTCAGATGTGATGTGGAATACCTCAGATACGGGCTGGGCAAAGTCTGCCTGGAGTAGTGTTTTTTCTCCATGGATCCAGGGAGCATGTGTATTCGCACACCATTTACCCCGTTTTGAGCCAACTTCTGTCTTGCAA ACACTCTCCAAGTACCCCATTACAGTCTTCTGTTCAGCAGCAACTGTATACCGAATGCTTGTACAGAATGATATGGCCAG CTATAAGTTTAAAAGCTTAAAGCACTGTGTGAGTGCTGGGGAACCAATCACCCCTGATGTGActgaaaaatggagaaacaaGACGGGCCTAGATATCTACGAAGGATATGGACAGACTGAAACG GTGCTAATCTGTGGAAATTTTAAGGGAATGAAAATTAAACCTGGCTCAATGGGAAAACCTTCTCCTGCTTTTGATGTTAAG ATTGTAGATGTAAATGGCAATGTTCTACCTCCTGGACAAGAAGGAGATATTGGCATTCAAGTTCTACCTAACCGACCATTTGGCCTTTTTGCTCATTATGCA GATGATCCTGCAAAAACAGCTTCAACTCTACGAGGCAATTTCTATATCACTGGGGACAGAGGGTATATGGATGAAGATGGGTATTTTTGGTTTGTTGCAAGATCAGATGATATCATATTATCCTCTGg TTATCGAATTGGACCATTTGAGGTAGAAAATGCCCTGAATGAACACCCTTCAGTTGCAGAGTCAGCTGTTGTCAGCAGCCCAGACCCCATCAGAGGAGAG gtaGTAAAGGCTTTTATTGTTCTAAATCCTGATTACAAGTCACATGATCAAGAACAACTAATAAAGGAGATTCAGGAGCATGTTAAAAAAACTACAGCACCTTACAAATATCCCAGAAAGGTAGGCATCctaattataacaaatatttgctcagtgttatggaaaatttcaactgtttatttttacattttaatgaatattttcttcacaCATGCTACACCACATGTCCCAAACTGA
- the ACSM3 gene encoding acyl-coenzyme A synthetase ACSM3, mitochondrial isoform X4, which translates to MLACVTMKMLHHAKCFQRLTIFGSVRALHKDNRRATPQNFSNYESMKQDFRLEIPEYFNFAKDVLDQWTNMEKAGKKPSNPAFWWINGKGEEVRWSFEELGSLSRKFANILSEACSLQRGDRVILILPRVPEWWLANVACLRTGTVLIPGTTQLTQKDILYRLQSSKANCIITNDVLAPAVDAIAPKCENLHSKLIVSENSREGWGNLKEMMKCASDSHTCVKTKHNEIMAMFFTSGTSGYPKMTAHTHSSFGLGLSVNGRFWLDLTPSDVMWNTSDTGWAKSAWSSVFSPWIQGACVFAHHLPRFEPTSVLQTLSKYPITVFCSAATVYRMLVQNDMASYKFKSLKHCVSAGEPITPDVTEKWRNKTGLDIYEGYGQTETVLICGNFKGMKIKPGSMGKPSPAFDVKIVDVNGNVLPPGQEGDIGIQVLPNRPFGLFAHYAIGCPE; encoded by the exons ATGCTAGCTTGTGTCACCATGAAGATGCTACATCATGCCAAGTGTTTTCAGCGCCTAACAATTTTTGGTTCTGTGAGGGCATTGCATAAAGATAATAGAAGAGCAACCCCTCAGAATTTTTCCAACTATGAATCCATGAAACAGGACTTCAGACTGGAGATTCCAGAGTATTTCAACTTTGCTAAAGATGTCCTGGACCAATGGACTAATATGGAAAAG GCTGGAAAGAAACCTTCAAATCCAGCCTTCTGGTGGATCaatggaaaaggagaagaggTGCGATGGAGTTTTGAGGAACTGGGATCTCTGTCCAGAAAATTTGCCAATATACTTTCAGAAGCCTGTTCCCTACAAAGAGGAGATCGGGTAATTCTGATTCTGCCCAGGGTCCCAGAGTGGTGGCTTGCAAATGTGGCCTGTCTGCGAACAG GGACAGTTTTAATTCCAGGAACCACTCAGCTGACCCAGAAAGACATTCTCTACAGACTACAATCTTCAAAAGCAAACTGCATCATCACCAATGATGTTTTAGCCCCAGCAGTAGATGCTATTGCACCCAAATGTGAAAATCTGCACTCCAAGCTGATCGTATCAGAGAACTCCAGAGAGGGGTGGGGGAACCTTAAGGAGATGATGAA ATGTGCCAGTGACAGCCACACCTGTGTGAAGACAAAACACAATGAGATCATGGCCATGTTCTTTACCAGTGGAACAAGTGGATATCCGAAAATGACTGCACACACCCACAGCAgttttggcttaggattatctGTAAATGGAAG GTTCTGGCTAGATTTAACACCCTCAGATGTGATGTGGAATACCTCAGATACGGGCTGGGCAAAGTCTGCCTGGAGTAGTGTTTTTTCTCCATGGATCCAGGGAGCATGTGTATTCGCACACCATTTACCCCGTTTTGAGCCAACTTCTGTCTTGCAA ACACTCTCCAAGTACCCCATTACAGTCTTCTGTTCAGCAGCAACTGTATACCGAATGCTTGTACAGAATGATATGGCCAG CTATAAGTTTAAAAGCTTAAAGCACTGTGTGAGTGCTGGGGAACCAATCACCCCTGATGTGActgaaaaatggagaaacaaGACGGGCCTAGATATCTACGAAGGATATGGACAGACTGAAACG GTGCTAATCTGTGGAAATTTTAAGGGAATGAAAATTAAACCTGGCTCAATGGGAAAACCTTCTCCTGCTTTTGATGTTAAG ATTGTAGATGTAAATGGCAATGTTCTACCTCCTGGACAAGAAGGAGATATTGGCATTCAAGTTCTACCTAACCGACCATTTGGCCTTTTTGCTCATTATGCA ATTGGTTGTCCTGAATAG
- the ACSM3 gene encoding acyl-coenzyme A synthetase ACSM3, mitochondrial isoform X3, which produces MLACVTMKMLHHAKCFQRLTIFGSVRALHKDNRRATPQNFSNYESMKQDFRLEIPEYFNFAKDVLDQWTNMEKAGKKPSNPAFWWINGKGEEVRWSFEELGSLSRKFANILSEACSLQRGDRVILILPRVPEWWLANVACLRTGTVLIPGTTQLTQKDILYRLQSSKANCIITNDVLAPAVDAIAPKCENLHSKLIVSENSREGWGNLKEMMKCASDSHTCVKTKHNEIMAMFFTSGTSGYPKMTAHTHSSFGLGLSVNGRFWLDLTPSDVMWNTSDTGWAKSAWSSVFSPWIQGACVFAHHLPRFEPTSVLQTLSKYPITVFCSAATVYRMLVQNDMASYKFKSLKHCVSAGEPITPDVTEKWRNKTGLDIYEGYGQTETVLICGNFKGMKIKPGSMGKPSPAFDVKIVDVNGNVLPPGQEGDIGIQVLPNRPFGLFAHYADDPAKTASTLRGNFYITGDRGYMDEDGYFWFVARSDDIILSSGYRIGPFEVENALNEHPSVAESAVVSSPDPIRGEVEFIQELPKTISGKTKRNELRKKEWKTI; this is translated from the exons ATGCTAGCTTGTGTCACCATGAAGATGCTACATCATGCCAAGTGTTTTCAGCGCCTAACAATTTTTGGTTCTGTGAGGGCATTGCATAAAGATAATAGAAGAGCAACCCCTCAGAATTTTTCCAACTATGAATCCATGAAACAGGACTTCAGACTGGAGATTCCAGAGTATTTCAACTTTGCTAAAGATGTCCTGGACCAATGGACTAATATGGAAAAG GCTGGAAAGAAACCTTCAAATCCAGCCTTCTGGTGGATCaatggaaaaggagaagaggTGCGATGGAGTTTTGAGGAACTGGGATCTCTGTCCAGAAAATTTGCCAATATACTTTCAGAAGCCTGTTCCCTACAAAGAGGAGATCGGGTAATTCTGATTCTGCCCAGGGTCCCAGAGTGGTGGCTTGCAAATGTGGCCTGTCTGCGAACAG GGACAGTTTTAATTCCAGGAACCACTCAGCTGACCCAGAAAGACATTCTCTACAGACTACAATCTTCAAAAGCAAACTGCATCATCACCAATGATGTTTTAGCCCCAGCAGTAGATGCTATTGCACCCAAATGTGAAAATCTGCACTCCAAGCTGATCGTATCAGAGAACTCCAGAGAGGGGTGGGGGAACCTTAAGGAGATGATGAA ATGTGCCAGTGACAGCCACACCTGTGTGAAGACAAAACACAATGAGATCATGGCCATGTTCTTTACCAGTGGAACAAGTGGATATCCGAAAATGACTGCACACACCCACAGCAgttttggcttaggattatctGTAAATGGAAG GTTCTGGCTAGATTTAACACCCTCAGATGTGATGTGGAATACCTCAGATACGGGCTGGGCAAAGTCTGCCTGGAGTAGTGTTTTTTCTCCATGGATCCAGGGAGCATGTGTATTCGCACACCATTTACCCCGTTTTGAGCCAACTTCTGTCTTGCAA ACACTCTCCAAGTACCCCATTACAGTCTTCTGTTCAGCAGCAACTGTATACCGAATGCTTGTACAGAATGATATGGCCAG CTATAAGTTTAAAAGCTTAAAGCACTGTGTGAGTGCTGGGGAACCAATCACCCCTGATGTGActgaaaaatggagaaacaaGACGGGCCTAGATATCTACGAAGGATATGGACAGACTGAAACG GTGCTAATCTGTGGAAATTTTAAGGGAATGAAAATTAAACCTGGCTCAATGGGAAAACCTTCTCCTGCTTTTGATGTTAAG ATTGTAGATGTAAATGGCAATGTTCTACCTCCTGGACAAGAAGGAGATATTGGCATTCAAGTTCTACCTAACCGACCATTTGGCCTTTTTGCTCATTATGCA GATGATCCTGCAAAAACAGCTTCAACTCTACGAGGCAATTTCTATATCACTGGGGACAGAGGGTATATGGATGAAGATGGGTATTTTTGGTTTGTTGCAAGATCAGATGATATCATATTATCCTCTGg TTATCGAATTGGACCATTTGAGGTAGAAAATGCCCTGAATGAACACCCTTCAGTTGCAGAGTCAGCTGTTGTCAGCAGCCCAGACCCCATCAGAGGAGAG GTAGAATTTATTCAAGAGCTGCCAAAGACTATCAGtgggaagacaaaaagaaatgaactgagaaagaaagaatggaagacaatttaa
- the ERI2 gene encoding ERI1 exoribonuclease 2 isoform X3, with translation MELTGIKQAQVDEGVPLKICLSQFCKWIHKIQQQKNIIFATGVSEPSTSEVKLCAFVTWSDWDLGVCLEYECKRKQLLKPVFLNSWIDLRATYKLFYRRKPKGLSGALQEVGIEFSGREHSGLDDSRNTALLAWKMIRDGCVMKITRSLNKVPTKNSSILARNLNINQVEEMSACTISIQGPSIYNNEPKNTINPHEKVQMKSICANSPIKAQQDQLQVKNNVKASLHNVKSCLSVFNTKSSTSLGQLQSPTLNSPIYMQKQGKNEHLAFNTKFKSSTVGSELVLVSTTIPTVHHVSDLEMSSTLDSLPMLADWEDVVLLPASQPKKNIDCTVPISDSDLEISFNSGEGLMVLKELEMPSQENSGDIEETPKKSETSNSIVYKSPHTTIYNVKEAKDPGSDISAFKLPEHKSGTFNRVNASMSHPLVLGKHSLLSGGTKRNPRSPQAFPPAKKQPFTIHEEKPTSSDCSSVRSSSWKHLPPILTSTVNLQEPWKSGKMTPPLCKCGRRSKRLVVSNNGPNHGKVFYCCPIGKYQENRKCCGYFKWEQTLQKERANSMVPSHSTGGVTFNSPEMSHICDRNLSISTKNSLRLRPSMRN, from the exons ACTGGGACTTGGGGGTTTGCCTGGAGTATGAGTGTAAAAGAAAACAGCTGTTAAAacctgtgtttttaaattcttgGATTGATCTCAGAGCAACTTACAAG ctTTTCTATAGGAGAAAACCAAAAGGACTAAGTGGTGCCTTGCAGGAAGTAGGAATAGAATTCTCAGGACGAGAACATTCTG GGTTGGACGATTCTCGGAATACTGCCCTTCTTGCTTGGAAAATGATCAGAGATGGTTGTGTAATGAAAATTACAAGATCGTTGAACAAG GTTCCCACTAAGAATTCCAGCATTCTGGCCAGAAATTTGAATATAAATCAAGTTGAAGAAATGTCTGCCTGTACCATTAGCATCCAGGGTCCCAGCATATATAATAATGAgcctaaaaatacaataaatcctCATGAAAAAGTTCAAATGAAGTCAATTTGTGCAAATTCTCCTATAAAGGCACAACAGGATCAATTACAAGTAAAGAACAATGTAAAAGCAAGTCTTCACAATGTCAAAAGTTGCTTATCTGTTTTTAATACTAAGTCCTCTACTTCTCTGGGGCAGTTGCAGTCTCCTACCTTGAATTCACCTATCTATAtgcaaaagcaaggaaaaaatgaGCATCTTGCATTTAATACCAAATTTAAGTCTTCAACAGTTGGTTCAGAATTGGTACTTGTTTCTACCACCATTCCAACTGTTCATCATGTTTCTGATTTGGAAATGAGCTCTACTCTGGACAGTTTACCTATGTTGGCTGATTGGGAGGATGTGGTTTTACTGCCAGCGTCTCAGCCTAAGAAAAACATAGACTGTACAGTTCCCATTAGTGACTCAGACTTAgagatttcatttaattctggAGAAGGATTAATGGTTTTGAAAGAATTGGAAATGCCAAGTCAGGAAAACTCTGGAGACATAGAGGAAACTCCTAAAAAATCTGAGACTTCTAACTCTATTGTGTACAAGAGTCCTCACACCACTATTTATAATGTAAAAGAAGCCAAAGATCCAGGTTCAGATATTTCTGCCTTTAAGTTACCTGAACACAAATCAGGTACCTTCAACAGAGTTAATGCCAGTATGTCTCATCCTTTAGTTTTGGGGAAACATTCTCTTCTTTCAGGTGGTACCAAAAGGAATCCACGCAGTCCCCAAGCTTTCCCACCAGCAAAAAAACAACCCTTCACTATTCATGAAGAAAAGCCTACATCATCTGATTGCTCCTCAGTAAGAAGTTCTTCCTGGAAGCATCTCCCACCTATATTAACTTCTACAGTTAACCTACAAGAGCCTTGGAAGAGTGGGAAAATGACACCTCCCTTATGCAAGTGTGGTCGAAGATCTAAGAGACTTGTTGTTTCTAATAATGGACCAAACCACGGGAAAGTCTTCTATTGTTGCCCTATTGGGAAataccaagaaaacagaaaatgctgTGGTTATTTCAAATGGGAACAAACACTTCAAAAGGAAAGAGCCAACAGCATGGTTCCATCTCATTCCACAGGGGGAGTCACATTTAATTCACCAGAAATGAGCCATATTTGTGACAGAAATTTAAGTATTTCCACCAAAAATTCTTTGAGACTCAGGCCTTCAATGAGGAATTGA
- the ACSM3 gene encoding acyl-coenzyme A synthetase ACSM3, mitochondrial isoform X2 yields the protein MLACVTMKMLHHAKCFQRLTIFGSVRALHKDNRRATPQNFSNYESMKQDFRLEIPEYFNFAKDVLDQWTNMEKAGKKPSNPAFWWINGKGEEVRWSFEELGSLSRKFANILSEACSLQRGDRVILILPRVPEWWLANVACLRTGTVLIPGTTQLTQKDILYRLQSSKANCIITNDVLAPAVDAIAPKCENLHSKLIVSENSREGWGNLKEMMKCASDSHTCVKTKHNEIMAMFFTSGTSGYPKMTAHTHSSFGLGLSVNGRFWLDLTPSDVMWNTSDTGWAKSAWSSVFSPWIQGACVFAHHLPRFEPTSVLQTLSKYPITVFCSAATVYRMLVQNDMASYKFKSLKHCVSAGEPITPDVTEKWRNKTGLDIYEGYGQTETVLICGNFKGMKIKPGSMGKPSPAFDVKIVDVNGNVLPPGQEGDIGIQVLPNRPFGLFAHYADDPAKTASTLRGNFYITGDRGYMDEDGYFWFVARSDDIILSSGYRIGPFEVENALNEHPSVAESAVVSSPDPIRGEVVKAFIVLNPDYKSHDQEQLIKEIQEHVKKTTAPYKYPRKVEFIQELPKTISGKTKRNELRKKEWKTI from the exons ATGCTAGCTTGTGTCACCATGAAGATGCTACATCATGCCAAGTGTTTTCAGCGCCTAACAATTTTTGGTTCTGTGAGGGCATTGCATAAAGATAATAGAAGAGCAACCCCTCAGAATTTTTCCAACTATGAATCCATGAAACAGGACTTCAGACTGGAGATTCCAGAGTATTTCAACTTTGCTAAAGATGTCCTGGACCAATGGACTAATATGGAAAAG GCTGGAAAGAAACCTTCAAATCCAGCCTTCTGGTGGATCaatggaaaaggagaagaggTGCGATGGAGTTTTGAGGAACTGGGATCTCTGTCCAGAAAATTTGCCAATATACTTTCAGAAGCCTGTTCCCTACAAAGAGGAGATCGGGTAATTCTGATTCTGCCCAGGGTCCCAGAGTGGTGGCTTGCAAATGTGGCCTGTCTGCGAACAG GGACAGTTTTAATTCCAGGAACCACTCAGCTGACCCAGAAAGACATTCTCTACAGACTACAATCTTCAAAAGCAAACTGCATCATCACCAATGATGTTTTAGCCCCAGCAGTAGATGCTATTGCACCCAAATGTGAAAATCTGCACTCCAAGCTGATCGTATCAGAGAACTCCAGAGAGGGGTGGGGGAACCTTAAGGAGATGATGAA ATGTGCCAGTGACAGCCACACCTGTGTGAAGACAAAACACAATGAGATCATGGCCATGTTCTTTACCAGTGGAACAAGTGGATATCCGAAAATGACTGCACACACCCACAGCAgttttggcttaggattatctGTAAATGGAAG GTTCTGGCTAGATTTAACACCCTCAGATGTGATGTGGAATACCTCAGATACGGGCTGGGCAAAGTCTGCCTGGAGTAGTGTTTTTTCTCCATGGATCCAGGGAGCATGTGTATTCGCACACCATTTACCCCGTTTTGAGCCAACTTCTGTCTTGCAA ACACTCTCCAAGTACCCCATTACAGTCTTCTGTTCAGCAGCAACTGTATACCGAATGCTTGTACAGAATGATATGGCCAG CTATAAGTTTAAAAGCTTAAAGCACTGTGTGAGTGCTGGGGAACCAATCACCCCTGATGTGActgaaaaatggagaaacaaGACGGGCCTAGATATCTACGAAGGATATGGACAGACTGAAACG GTGCTAATCTGTGGAAATTTTAAGGGAATGAAAATTAAACCTGGCTCAATGGGAAAACCTTCTCCTGCTTTTGATGTTAAG ATTGTAGATGTAAATGGCAATGTTCTACCTCCTGGACAAGAAGGAGATATTGGCATTCAAGTTCTACCTAACCGACCATTTGGCCTTTTTGCTCATTATGCA GATGATCCTGCAAAAACAGCTTCAACTCTACGAGGCAATTTCTATATCACTGGGGACAGAGGGTATATGGATGAAGATGGGTATTTTTGGTTTGTTGCAAGATCAGATGATATCATATTATCCTCTGg TTATCGAATTGGACCATTTGAGGTAGAAAATGCCCTGAATGAACACCCTTCAGTTGCAGAGTCAGCTGTTGTCAGCAGCCCAGACCCCATCAGAGGAGAG gtaGTAAAGGCTTTTATTGTTCTAAATCCTGATTACAAGTCACATGATCAAGAACAACTAATAAAGGAGATTCAGGAGCATGTTAAAAAAACTACAGCACCTTACAAATATCCCAGAAAG GTAGAATTTATTCAAGAGCTGCCAAAGACTATCAGtgggaagacaaaaagaaatgaactgagaaagaaagaatggaagacaatttaa